One Halichoerus grypus chromosome 1, mHalGry1.hap1.1, whole genome shotgun sequence genomic region harbors:
- the FBXO40 gene encoding F-box only protein 40 encodes MGRARRPLPGQHRHCEKCFNRHCHIPVEPDVSCLVINCHLSCGATFHMCKEAEHELLCPLEEVPCLNSEYGCPLSMSRHKLAKHLQVCPASVVCCSMEWNRWPNVDSETTLHENIMKETPSEECLDTALALQDQKVLFRSLKMVELFPETREPTEEEPTVNGEASWEEMGGAVGGAEASLVPHGSLSATNGEMAELSQEEREVLAKTKKGMDLAKFDKWENIFSKEHAASALTSSSVGCESKSGNSPGKEQISSDNNMVGEDALKEKELQENQKQQDFHAALETTGLAPWQDGVLERLKTAVDAKDYNMYLVHNGRMLIHFGQMPACTPKERDFVYGNLEAQEVKTVYTFKVPVSYCGKRARVGDAMLSCKPSEHKAVDTSDLGITVEDLPKSDLIKTTLLCALERELKGHVISESRSIDGLFMDFATQTYNFEPEQFSSGTVLADLLTTANPGGLHVELHSECVTRRHNKSSSAFTFTCNKFFRRDEFPLHFKNVHTDIQSCLNGWFQHRCPLAYLGCTFIQNHFRPPGQKAKVIYSQELKTFAIKPEVASELSETKKNHLSGHGGKSQNCLTSLPLEVLQYIAGFLDSISLSQLSQVSVLMRNICATLLQERGMVLLQWKKKRYSHGGTSWRVHREIWQFSSLFSKIKSWEFNEVASMSEHLKACPFNVVEHKTDPVLLTSMCQLQEPARESLVTTFRARPRGRHTC; translated from the exons ATG GGCAGGGCACGCAGGCCTCTACCTGGGCAGCACAGGCATTGTGAGAAATGCTTTAACCGTCACTGCCACATTCCTGTGGAGCCTGATGTCTCCTGTCTGGTGATAAACTGCCACCTATCCTGTGGTGCCACCTTCCACATGTGCAAAGAGGCAGAGCATGAGCTCCTCTGCCCTCTAGAGGAGGTTCCGTGCCTCAACTCCGAATATGGCTGCCCCCTTTCCATGTCCCGCCACAAGCTGGCCAAGCACTTGCAAGTGTGCCCTGCCAGTGTGGTCTGCTGCTCCATGGAGTGGAATCGCTGGCCAAATGTGGACTCTGAAACAACCCTTCACGAGAACATCATGAAAGAGACCCCCAGTGAGGAGTGTTTGGATACAGCTCTGGCCCTCCAGGACCAGAAGGTCCTTTTCAGATCTTTGAAAATGGTAGAACTTTTCCCAGAAACTAGAGAGCCCACTGAGGAGGAACCTACTGTGAATGGTGAAGCCAGCTGGGAGGAAATGGGAGGAGCAGTGGGTGGGGCAGAAGCCAGTTTGGTACCACATGGATCTCTATCAGCAACTAATGGAGAGATGGCAGAACTGAGTCAAGAAGAACGAGAGGTGTTAGCCAAAACCAAAAAAGGGATGGACCTAGCCAAGTTTGACAAGTGGGAAAACATATTCAGCAAAGAGCATGCAGCCTCTGCTTTAACAAGCTCATCAGTAGGCTGTGAGAGCAAGAGTGGAAACAGCCCAGGGAAAGAACAGATTTCTAGCGACAATAACATGGTAGGAGAGGATGCTCTCAAAGAGAAAGAACTGCAGGAAAACCAGAAGCAGCAGGACTTTCATGCAGCCCTGGAAACGACAGGGCTCGCCCCTTGGCAGGATGGTGTTCTGGAAAGACTGAAAACAGCTGTGGATGCAAAAGACTATAATATGTATCTGGTGCACAACGGGAGGATGCTTATTCACTTTGGTCAGATGCCCGCTTGCACACCTAAGGAGAGAGACTTTGTTTATGGCAACCTTGAGGCTCAGGAAGTGAAGACAGTTTATACCTTCAAAGTTCCTGTGAGCTACTGTGGGAAGCGGGCTCGTGTCGGAGATGCCATGTTGAGTTGTAAACCAAGTGAACACAAGGCAGTAGACACTTCGGATTTAGGGATTACAGTGGAGGACCTACCCAAATCAGATCTCATCAAGACCACGCTCTTGTGTGCTTTAGAAAGAGAACTTAAAGGTCATGTCATCTCTGAATCCAGGAGCATTGATGGGCTGTTCATGGATTTTGCTACACAGACATACAATTTTGAGCCAGAACAATTTTCCTCTGGTACAGTGCTGGCTGACCTCCTAACCACTGCCAACCCAGGGGGGCTCCATGTGGAACTCCACAGTGAATGTGTGACTAGGAGACACAACAAGAGCAGCTCTGCCTTCACTTTCACTTGCAACAAATTCTTCAGGAGGGATGAATTCCCCCTACATTTCAAGAATGTCCACACAGACATTCAGTCATGTCTCAATGGCTGGTTCCAGCATCGATGCCCTCTCGCCTACTTGGGATGTACATTTATTCAAAACCATTTCCGTCCCCCAGGGCAAAAGGCAAAAGTGATCTATAGTCAGGAACTCAAGACCTTCGCCATCAAGCCAGAGGTTGCTTCAGAGCTGAGTGAGACAAAGAAGAACCATCTCTCAGGCCATGGAGGGAAAAGCCAGAATTGTCTAACCAGCCTGCCACTGGAGGTTTTGCAGTACATTGCTGGGTTCTTGGACAGCATCAGCCTGTCCCAGCTTTCCCAGGTGTCTGTGCTGATGAGAAATATCTGTGCTACTTTGTTACAAGAGAGAGGGATGGTCCTCCTGCAGTGGAAGAAGAAGAGGTATTCTCACGGAGGCACCTCCTGGAGAGTCCACAGAGAG ATCTGGCAGTTCAGCAGCCTCTTctccaaaatcaagagctgggagTTTAATGAAGTTGCCTCTATGTCTGAACACCTGAAGGCCTGTCCTTTCAATGTTGTAGAGCATAAGACTGACCCAGTTCTTTTGACCAGCATGTGTCAGCTCCAGGAGCCGGCCCGAGAGAGCTTAGTCACCACCTTTAGAGCCAGACCACGAGGAAGACACACCTGCTAA